The following nucleotide sequence is from Saimiri boliviensis isolate mSaiBol1 chromosome 6, mSaiBol1.pri, whole genome shotgun sequence.
CTGtgtcaactaataggcaaaacaaccagctagaatcaaaatggcaggatcaaatttacacctaacaatattaaccttaaatgtaaatgggctaaatgccccaatcaaaaggcacagactggtaaactggataaaaagtcaagacccatcagtgtgctatattctaCAGACTCATCTCATGtgaaaagacacacatagactcaaaataaagggatggaggaagatttaccaagcaaatggggaaaaaaaaaaaaaagcaagggttacaattctagtctctaataaaacagactttaaaccaacaaagatcaaaagagacaaagaagggcattaaataatggtaaagggatcaatgcaccaagaagagctaacgatcctaaatatatacgcaccaatacaggagcacccagatacataaagcaaattctttttttttttttgctattaatcATGCCACATGATTTTTAATTATGCATAAAGATCTATCATATCACCCAGGGACCATTTCACCCACTGCTCTGTTTGGCTGCCAgtcttttgtctctctcttcagCAATGGTGAGGCGGATACCCTTTCCTCGGGGAAGAGAAATCCATGGTTTGTTGCCCTtgccaataacaaaaatattggaAAGTCGAGTGGCAAAGCTGTTGCCATTGGCATCTTTCACATGAACCACATTGAAAGATCCAGGGTGCCTCTCTCTGTTGGTAATCACACCAATTCTTCCCAGGTTAGCACCCCCAGTCACCATACACAGGTTACCAGTGTCAAACTTCATGAAATCAGTAATCTTGCCAGTCTCCAAATCAATCTGAATGGTATCATTCACCTTGATGAGGGGATCAGGGTAGCGGATGGTGCGAGCATCATGAGTCACCAGATAAGGGATTCCTTTTGTGCCCACAAAGATTTTTCGTACTTTGCACAATTTGTACTTGGCCTCTTCAGGTGTAATACGATGTACAGCAAAGCGACCCTTGGTGTCATAGATCAGACGGAAATTCTCTTCCGTCTTGTCAATGCTGATGACATCCATGAAACCAGCAGGGTAGGTTATATCAGTTCGGACCTTGCCATCGATCTTAATGAACCGCTGCATGCAAATCTTTACTTCATCTCCTGTCAGGGTATACTTAAGTCTGTTCCTTAGGAAAATGATGAGGGGGAGACATTCTCTCAACTTGTGAGGACCGGTGGATGGACAAGCAGCAAACACACCAGTCAATTTATCCAGCATCCAATGTTTTGGAGCTGCCACCCACTTCAGATGCTTCTTGGGACCACGAGCCATGGCTGTGTTAGGCAAGGAAAGAGGAcccataaagcaaattcttaatgacctacaaaagagacttagactcccagacaataatagtgggaaactttaaccctccactgccaatattagtcagatcaatgagacagaaaattaacaaggatatccagcacatgaactcagatctggaccaagcaaacctaatagacatctacagaactcttcaccccaaatccacagaacatgaatttttctcagcaccacatcaaacttactctaaaattaaccacataattggaagtaaatcactcttcagcaaatacaaaaaaacggaaatcataacaaccagtatCTCAGACtgcagtacaatcaaattagaactcaggattaagaaactcactcaaaatcacaaAACTACATGGacactgaacaacctgctcctgaatgactattggacaaataatgaaatgaaggcagaaataaagatgttcttcgaaaccaatgagaatgtaGACAACAACGTATAAGAATcgctgggacacatttaaagcaatgtctagagtgaaatttatagcactaaatacccacatgagaagcgaagaaagttctaaaatcaacatcctattgtcaaaattaaaaaaaaaaaaaaaactagaagagcAAGACCAAACAATTTCAAAAGCtgacagaaaacaagaaagaactaAGATCACCCTGGTGTGAGTCCGTCCTGAGTGGCTGTTCTTTTGAGCAGTCGTCGTTTGTCTCCGTCCGCCTTCTCTTCCACCTAAGTGCGTGTCGCCACCCGATGGAAGATTCGATGGACATGGACATGAGCCCCCTGAGGCCCCAGAACTATCTTTTCGGTTGTGAACTAAAGGCCGACAAAGATTATCACTTTAAGGTGGATAATGATGAAAATGAGCACCAGTTATCTTTAAGAACGGTCAGTTTAGGGGCTGGTGCAAAGGATGAGTTGCACATTGTTGAAGCAGAGGCAATGAATTACGAAGGCAGTCCAATTAAAGTAACACTGGCGACTTTGAAAATGTCTGTGCAGCCAACGGTTTCCCTTGGGGGCTTTGAAATAACACCACCAGTGGTCTTACGATTAAAGTGTGGTTCAGGGCCAGTGCATATCAGTGGACAGCACTTAGTAGCTGTGGAGGAAGATGCAGAGtcagaagatgaggaggaggaggatgtgaaACTCTTAAGTATGTCTGGAAAGCGATCTGCCCCTGGAGGTGGTAGCAAGGTtccacagaaaaaagtaaaacttgctgctgatgaagatgatgatgatgaagatgatgatgatgatgatgaagatgatgatgatgatgatttcgatgatgaggaaactgaagaaaaagtgcCAGTGAAGAAATCTATACGCGATACTCCAGCCAAAAATGCACAAAAGTCAAATCAGAATGGAAAAGACTCAAAACCATCATCAACACCAAGATCAAAAGGACAAGAATCcttcaaaaaacaggaaaaaactcctaaaacaccaaaaggaccTAGTTCTGTAGAGGAcattaaagcaaaaatgcaaGCAAGTATAGAAAAAGGTGGTTCTCTTCCCAAAGTGGAAGCCAAGTTCATCAATTATGTGAAGAATTGCTTCCGGATGACTGACCAGGAGGCTATTCAAGATCTCTGGCAGTGGAGGAAGTctctttaagaaaatagtttaaacaatttgttaaaaattttccgtcttatttcatttctgtaacaGTTGCTATCTGGCTGTCCTTTTTATAATGCAGAGTGAGAATTTTCCCTACCGTGTTTGATAAATGTTGTCCAGATACCATTGCCAAGAATGTGTTGTCCAAAATGCCTgtagtttttaaagatggaacTCCACCCTTTGCTTGGTTTTAAGTATGTACGGAATGTTATGATAGGACACAGTAGTGGTGGTCAGACATGGAAATGGTGGGgagacaaaaatatacatgtgaaataaaactcagtatttaaaaaaaaaaaaaaaaaaaaaagaactaagatcagagcagaactgaaggagatagacacacacacacacacacacacacacaaaacccttccaaaaaaaaaaatcaataaatccaggagctggatttttgaaaGGATTGATAAAATAggtagaccactagccagattaagaaaaaagaaaagagagaagaatcaaacagatgcaacaaaaaatggcaaaggagatatcaccacccattccacagaaatataaactactatcagagattacaaCAGACAACTagatgtacataaaccagtaaatctagaagaaatggataaatttctggacacttacaccttcccaagactaaaccaggaagaaattgaatccctgaacagaataataacaagatctgaagttgagtcagcaattaataacctaccaaccacaAAAAgatccaggtccagacaggttcacagacaaattctaccagatatacaaagaagagctggtacccctccttctgaagctattccaaacaacatatataaaaaagGAATACTCCCTAATTCActttctgataccaaaatctggcagagacacaactaaaaaagaaaatttcaggccaatatccatgatgaacattgatgcaaaaatcttcaataaaatactggcaaaccaaatgtaacaacacatcaaaaagattatccatcacgatcaagtaggcttcatcctggggatgcaagactggtcaaaatatgcaaatctggccgggcgcggtggctcaagcctgtaatcccagcactttgggaggccgaggcaggtggatcacgaggtcaagagatcgagaccatcctggtcaacatggtgaaaccccgtctctactaaaaatactaaaaa
It contains:
- the LOC120364676 gene encoding nucleophosmin; translated protein: MEDSMDMDMSPLRPQNYLFGCELKADKDYHFKVDNDENEHQLSLRTVSLGAGAKDELHIVEAEAMNYEGSPIKVTLATLKMSVQPTVSLGGFEITPPVVLRLKCGSGPVHISGQHLVAVEEDAESEDEEEEDVKLLSMSGKRSAPGGGSKVPQKKVKLAADEDDDDEDDDDDDEDDDDDDFDDEETEEKVPVKKSIRDTPAKNAQKSNQNGKDSKPSSTPRSKGQESFKKQEKTPKTPKGPSSVEDIKAKMQASIEKGGSLPKVEAKFINYVKNCFRMTDQEAIQDLWQWRKSL
- the LOC101042308 gene encoding small ribosomal subunit protein eS4, X isoform-like, whose protein sequence is MARGPKKHLKWVAAPKHWMLDKLTGVFAACPSTGPHKLRECLPLIIFLRNRLKYTLTGDEVKICMQRFIKIDGKVRTDITYPAGFMDVISIDKTEENFRLIYDTKGRFAVHRITPEEAKYKLCKVRKIFVGTKGIPYLVTHDARTIRYPDPLIKVNDTIQIDLETGKITDFMKFDTGNLCMVTGGANLGRIGVITNRERHPGSFNVVHVKDANGNSFATRLSNIFVIGKGNKPWISLPRGKGIRLTIAEERDKRLAAKQSSG